The following are from one region of the Plasmodium cynomolgi strain B DNA, chromosome 1, whole genome shotgun sequence genome:
- a CDS encoding NSFL1 cofactor p47 (putative) — translation MSNIRSLSDLRKDEKKNKERVAHYTGGQNSGLEVENSDDDMVPSFFTSKLPENCRRITLYKNGFIVDDGEFRDLNLEENKKFMQNIEAGILPKELAGKDKTMNVALKDKSNQVYTKDKMESSNTTYKGQGVKLGSSNTPSVSEEEIKKLAESTPTDVKNIHPIERSEQTLQDAKLIDTLITQKLTP, via the exons ATGTCGAACATAAG ATCCCTTAGCGACCTAAggaaggacgaaaaaaaaaacaaggaaCGGGTAGCGCACTATACAGGTGGTCAGAACAGCGGACTGGAAGTGGAGAACTCAGACGATGATATGGTCCCTAGTTTCTTCACGTCCAAATTACCAGAAAACTGCAGACGCATCACgctatataaaaatgggttTATTGTAGATGATGGAGAGTTCCGAGATTTAAATcttgaggaaaataaaaagttcatGCAAAACATCGAGGCAGGTATTTTGCCCAAGGAATTGGCTGGAAAGGATAAAACAATGAATGTAGCGTTAAAGGATAAGAGTAACCAAGTTTACAcaaaggacaaaatggagagcagTAATACAACATACAAAGGACAGGGAGTGAAGTTAGGGTCAAGTAACACACCAAGTGTtagcgaagaagaaataaaaaaactcgCAGAATCTACTCCTACTGATGTTAAAAATATCCAT CCAATTGAGCGCAGCGAACAGACGCTGCAGGATGCCAAACTGATAGATACGCTCATTACGCAGAAGCTCACACCGTGA
- a CDS encoding aspartyl protease (putative), which produces MKHAKGVEKNFIDLKDTNAVVEQTEENVFLIPLKHMRDSQFVGTLLVGVPPQEIHPIFDTGSTNLWVVTTDCEENSCKKVNRYNPYKSRTFRRSFIGKNLHIVFGSGSISGSIGKETFVLGDHTVRNQTFGLVESESNDSLNGDNIFDYIDFEGIVGLGFPEMLSAGKVSFFDNLLNQNKNLSPQFSFYISPDDNTSTFIVGGLSKSFYEGNIYMLPVVKEYYWEVELDGIYVGEKKICCEEKSYAIFDTGTSYNTMPSAQIKEFFDVVPSVPCTEENYQDVLKNYPVIKYVFGDLVIELMPEEYMILNEENCIPAYMQIDVPSEKNHAYLLGSIAFMRHYYTVFVRGMGGKPSMVGIAKAKPAAVAAAK; this is translated from the exons ATGAAGCACGCCAAGGG AGTCGAAAAGAACTTCATCGACCTGAAGGACACAAACGCAGTAGTGGAACAGACAGAAGAAAACGTGTTTCTGATCCCATTGAAGCATATGCGAGATAGCCAATTCGTGGGGACGCTCCTAGTTGGGGTTCCTCCACAAGAGATCCATCCCATATTCGACACGGGGAGCACAAATCTTTGGGTAGTAACAACAGATTGTGAAGAAAATTCTtgtaaaaaagttaacaGGTATAATCCGTACAAATCGAGAACATTTAGGAGATCCTTTATAGGGAAAAATCTACACATCGTTTTCGGATCGGGTTCTATTTCTGGATCTATTGGGAAAGAAACGTTCGTTTTGGGAGACCACACAGTACGGAATCAGACATTTGGATTAGTGGAGAGTGAATCAAACGACAGCCTAAATGGAGATAACATTTTTGACTATATCGATTTTGAGGGCATTGTAGGGTTAGGATTCCCAGAAATGTTATCAGCAGGAAAGGTCTCCTTCTTTGACAACTTATTAAAtcagaataaaaatttatcccCCCAATTCTCCTTTTATATCTCACCTGATGATAATACATCTACGTTCATAGTGGGTGGTTTGAGTAAATCATTTTACGAAGGGAATATCTACATGCTTCCTGTGGTTAAGGAGTATTACTGGGAAGTAGAATTGGATGGAATATAcgtgggggagaagaaaatttgttGTGAGGAGAAGAGCTATGCAATTTTCGACACAGGGACTTCGTATAACACTATGCCGAGTGCACAGATAAAGGAATTTTTTGATGTAGTTCCTTCTGTCCCGTGTACAGAAGAGAATTACCAAGATGTGCTCAAGAATTATCCTGTGATTAAGTATGTGTTTGGTGACTTGGTCATAGAGTTGATGCCTGAGGAGTACATGATTTTAAATGAGGAGAATTGCATCCCGGCGTACATGCAAATTGACGTACCTTCGGAGAAGAACCATGCGTACCTGCTCGGAAGCATTGCCTTCATGCGGCACTACTACACGGTGTTCGTGCGCGGCATGGGCGGCAAGCCCTCCATGGTGGGCATCGCCAAGGCCAAGCCGGCCGCGGTGGCGGCGGCGAAGTGA